A stretch of Kaistella flava (ex Peng et al. 2021) DNA encodes these proteins:
- a CDS encoding M1 family metallopeptidase, whose product MRTIVTSILFVFCSIQTFSQDLYTPRNIVKAYEQKTRSLDGKPGSNYWQNSGDYTIDFNVNPTTKVVSGNETIIYSNNSPDTLKSAVIRFVNNVHKPTSPRAAKASPDFLSEGLKIKSLSINGETYTVNSEDWETFYDLKLNTALLPNSKNTIKIEWEFPLSKQSGREGQIDETTFFCAYAYPRISVYDDYNGWDKLPHNGRAEFYNDFSNYNISVTVPKNYIVYATGVLQNAEEVLQPGVLKKFKYSLISNQVIHVATKDDIEKQKVTKQNDFNTWKFKAENITDFTFGLSSTYVWDASSVKLKSKRVSTQATYNAGTKDFEKYVEWEKYSIKWFSENWPGIEYPFPTMTGFQGFADMEYPMMVNDTAIPDDFADSRQTVDHEIAHTYFPFMMGTNEARYAFMDEGWVTAFEYLIGEAENGKAFNDKMFTDFRVKKYINDPSTEQDQPIISMSSQLSGIGYGSNAYIKPAFAYLSLKDMLGDQLFKETLHYYMNTWKGKHPTPWDFFYSFNSGSGQNLNWFWNNWFFSNNYIDLKIKSAQVSGNNLNLAIENVGGFAIPFEVEITYQDGKISKKHITPEIWKNNKLYQTAIEVNQNVKSVKIDGGIFMDYTPNDNVYTF is encoded by the coding sequence ATGCGTACGATCGTAACTTCGATACTATTTGTATTTTGTTCTATTCAAACCTTTTCTCAGGATTTATATACTCCGAGAAATATTGTGAAAGCCTACGAACAAAAAACCCGTTCGCTGGACGGAAAACCGGGTTCAAATTATTGGCAAAACTCAGGAGATTACACCATCGATTTCAATGTAAATCCAACGACCAAAGTTGTTTCAGGAAACGAAACCATTATTTACAGCAATAATTCTCCGGATACTTTAAAATCAGCCGTAATTCGATTTGTAAATAATGTGCATAAACCAACTTCTCCCAGAGCCGCAAAAGCCTCACCTGATTTTTTAAGCGAAGGTTTGAAAATAAAATCTCTTTCCATTAATGGAGAAACTTACACCGTCAATTCTGAAGATTGGGAAACGTTCTATGATTTAAAATTGAACACAGCACTTCTTCCGAACTCCAAAAATACCATTAAGATAGAATGGGAATTTCCTTTGTCAAAACAAAGTGGGAGAGAAGGTCAAATTGATGAAACCACATTTTTCTGTGCGTATGCTTACCCAAGAATTTCGGTCTATGATGATTATAATGGCTGGGATAAACTTCCGCACAATGGTCGCGCTGAGTTTTATAATGATTTCAGCAATTACAATATTTCTGTTACCGTTCCCAAAAACTACATTGTTTATGCGACCGGAGTTTTACAGAATGCTGAAGAAGTTTTACAACCCGGAGTTTTAAAGAAATTTAAATATTCCTTAATCTCTAATCAGGTAATTCACGTTGCTACTAAAGACGATATTGAAAAACAAAAAGTAACCAAGCAAAATGATTTTAATACCTGGAAATTTAAGGCTGAGAATATCACTGACTTCACTTTTGGATTAAGTTCAACGTATGTTTGGGATGCCTCAAGTGTAAAATTGAAATCGAAAAGAGTAAGCACGCAAGCTACTTATAATGCCGGAACGAAAGATTTTGAAAAATACGTTGAGTGGGAAAAATACAGCATCAAATGGTTTTCTGAAAACTGGCCGGGAATTGAATATCCTTTTCCAACCATGACCGGATTCCAGGGATTTGCCGATATGGAATATCCAATGATGGTTAATGATACTGCGATTCCTGATGATTTTGCAGATTCTCGCCAAACCGTAGATCATGAAATTGCACATACTTATTTTCCGTTTATGATGGGAACCAACGAAGCGCGTTATGCCTTTATGGATGAAGGTTGGGTGACGGCTTTCGAATATTTAATTGGTGAGGCTGAAAATGGAAAAGCATTTAATGATAAAATGTTTACTGATTTCCGTGTTAAAAAATATATCAATGATCCTTCAACCGAACAGGATCAGCCAATTATTTCGATGAGCAGCCAACTTTCCGGAATTGGCTACGGAAGTAATGCTTATATAAAACCTGCTTTTGCGTATTTGTCTTTGAAAGATATGCTTGGAGATCAATTGTTTAAAGAAACGCTGCATTATTATATGAATACCTGGAAAGGAAAACATCCGACGCCGTGGGATTTTTTCTACAGTTTTAATTCCGGAAGTGGACAGAATTTAAATTGGTTTTGGAACAACTGGTTTTTCAGTAATAATTACATCGATTTAAAAATTAAGTCCGCACAAGTTTCAGGAAACAATCTCAATTTAGCGATCGAAAATGTAGGCGGATTTGCCATTCCATTCGAAGTAGAAATTACGTATCAAGATGGAAAGATTTCTAAAAAGCATATCACGCCTGAAATCTGGAAAAATAATAAATTGTACCAAACGGCGATTGAAGTTAATCAGAACGTAAAATCTGTAAAAATCGATGGCGGAATATTCATGGATTATACGCCGAATGATAATGTATATACTTTTTAA
- a CDS encoding phage holin family protein yields MNLIIRLLVTAIVAFVLTKILSGVHIDSFGSAVIFALVLGVLNLIVTPILKILGLPLTIITLGLFSLVINALVVLLAAKFVEGMAIDGFWWAFIFSIALSLITSLINGIIAPSE; encoded by the coding sequence ATGAATTTAATTATCCGATTATTAGTAACGGCAATCGTTGCTTTTGTCCTCACAAAAATCCTAAGTGGAGTTCATATTGATTCCTTCGGTTCTGCCGTAATTTTCGCTTTGGTTCTTGGGGTTTTAAACTTAATTGTGACGCCAATTTTAAAGATTTTGGGATTACCGTTAACGATTATTACTTTAGGTCTTTTCTCTTTAGTAATTAATGCATTGGTGGTTTTATTAGCGGCAAAGTTTGTAGAAGGAATGGCTATTGATGGATTTTGGTGGGCATTTATTTTCAGTATTGCTTTATCACTAATCACGTCACTTATAAACGGAATTATTGCTCCAAGTGAATAA
- a CDS encoding M20/M25/M40 family metallo-hydrolase — MKNYAKLLMVSTVFAVSLNAQTKDQMVQSIMDETYKNSQLETLAYELMDDIGPRLVGSPKMQQAHDWAVKRFQNWGIDAKNEKWGEWKSWERGPSTIEMVSPYAKSIEGMQLAWSPATSAKGLTADVVMLPMFKNKEEFAAWLPKVKGKLVMVSQYQPTGRPEYNWKEFATPESFEKMKKESADASEEWRKSIAATGETSKSLNEKLEKAGAAGIVSSYWSRGFGVNKIFAAGTKTIPVVDISLEDYGQLYRMIQHGKTPKLKINAQSKDKGIAPTFNTVAVIKGSEKPEEYVILSAHFDSWDGGTGATDNGTGTITMMEVARILKKYYPNPKRTIVVGLWGSEEQGLNGSRGYVWDHKDQMPNVQAVFNQDNGTGRIANISGQGFLNSYDYIGRWLSAVPKELTKGIETSYPGFPGGGGSDHASFIAAGVPAFMLSSLSWSYGSYTWHTNRDTYDKIVFDDLKSNVATIAILTYMASEDPEKASAERIKMPINPRTGEPAKWPEMKEPTRKGGLD, encoded by the coding sequence ATGAAGAACTATGCAAAATTATTGATGGTTTCTACGGTTTTCGCGGTGAGTTTAAATGCTCAAACGAAAGACCAAATGGTACAATCAATTATGGACGAAACTTACAAAAACTCTCAACTCGAAACACTTGCGTACGAATTGATGGACGACATAGGACCACGATTGGTCGGAAGTCCAAAAATGCAACAAGCACACGACTGGGCGGTAAAACGTTTTCAGAACTGGGGAATCGATGCCAAGAACGAAAAATGGGGCGAATGGAAATCTTGGGAAAGAGGACCTTCAACCATCGAAATGGTTTCTCCTTATGCAAAATCAATCGAAGGAATGCAGTTGGCTTGGAGTCCAGCAACTTCTGCAAAAGGTTTAACAGCAGATGTAGTGATGCTGCCAATGTTTAAAAACAAAGAAGAATTCGCGGCTTGGCTTCCAAAAGTAAAAGGAAAATTGGTAATGGTTTCTCAATACCAACCAACTGGAAGACCTGAATATAACTGGAAAGAATTCGCTACACCGGAATCATTTGAAAAAATGAAAAAAGAATCTGCGGATGCTTCTGAAGAATGGAGAAAATCAATCGCTGCGACTGGAGAAACTTCTAAATCCTTAAATGAAAAATTAGAAAAAGCCGGCGCTGCTGGAATCGTTTCTTCTTATTGGTCAAGAGGATTTGGTGTAAATAAAATTTTCGCTGCCGGAACAAAAACGATTCCTGTTGTAGATATTTCCTTAGAAGATTACGGACAATTATACCGAATGATTCAGCACGGAAAAACTCCGAAATTAAAAATTAATGCACAATCAAAAGATAAAGGAATTGCTCCAACTTTCAACACGGTTGCAGTCATTAAAGGTTCTGAAAAACCTGAAGAATATGTGATTCTTTCTGCGCATTTCGATTCTTGGGATGGTGGAACTGGTGCTACCGATAACGGAACCGGAACGATTACTATGATGGAAGTGGCAAGAATTCTTAAAAAATATTATCCTAATCCAAAGAGAACAATTGTTGTTGGACTTTGGGGAAGTGAAGAGCAAGGTTTGAACGGTTCTCGTGGTTACGTTTGGGATCACAAAGATCAAATGCCAAATGTTCAGGCCGTTTTCAACCAGGATAACGGAACCGGAAGAATCGCAAATATTAGCGGACAAGGTTTCTTGAATTCTTATGATTACATAGGAAGATGGTTAAGCGCTGTTCCAAAAGAATTAACCAAAGGAATCGAAACTTCTTACCCAGGATTTCCTGGCGGTGGTGGCTCTGATCATGCGTCATTTATCGCTGCGGGAGTTCCTGCATTTATGTTAAGTTCATTGAGTTGGAGTTACGGTTCTTACACGTGGCATACCAACAGAGATACGTATGATAAAATTGTTTTTGATGATTTAAAAAGCAACGTTGCAACCATTGCAATCTTAACGTATATGGCAAGTGAAGATCCTGAAAAAGCATCTGCAGAAAGAATTAAAATGCCAATTAACCCAAGAACTGGAGAACCAGCAAAATGGCCAGAAATGAAAGAACCAACCAGAAAAGGTGGTTTAGACTAA
- a CDS encoding DUF6526 family protein has translation MKNQNYNNYIKFYPPHHFIYLPLLGFLQILGIWKIFNDEPNQLIWILFSIVIFLFIYLALMVRQHYALGNQDRIVRLEFKLRYFELFGKSSDEVETQLSSGQIAALRFAYDDEFKVLLEKAIQQNISADEIKKSITNWKADNNRV, from the coding sequence ATGAAGAATCAAAATTATAACAATTACATCAAATTTTATCCGCCCCATCATTTCATTTATCTCCCATTACTTGGATTCCTTCAAATACTGGGAATATGGAAAATTTTCAATGACGAACCCAACCAATTAATCTGGATCTTATTTTCAATTGTTATCTTCCTCTTCATTTATTTGGCTTTAATGGTAAGACAACATTACGCGTTAGGAAACCAAGATCGAATTGTGAGATTAGAATTCAAATTAAGATATTTTGAACTATTTGGTAAAAGTTCGGATGAAGTAGAAACTCAACTTTCATCTGGCCAAATCGCAGCACTTCGCTTCGCTTATGATGATGAATTTAAAGTTTTATTAGAAAAAGCAATTCAACAAAACATTTCAGCAGACGAAATTAAAAAGTCAATTACCAATTGGAAAGCCGATAATAATAGAGTTTAA
- a CDS encoding phosphatidate cytidylyltransferase: protein MKKFTFLTLAVFALMSLTSCEAIGTIFKAGMWWAFFLVALVIGLIVWLFSRGKN from the coding sequence ATGAAAAAGTTTACATTTCTTACGTTAGCCGTATTTGCCTTAATGTCTCTGACCAGTTGTGAAGCAATCGGAACCATTTTTAAAGCCGGAATGTGGTGGGCATTTTTCTTAGTGGCATTGGTAATCGGTTTAATCGTTTGGTTATTTAGCAGGGGTAAAAATTAA
- a CDS encoding DNA topoisomerase IB, with product MKTATPSLELITKISPSKMVKIMKDPEKSAMAVNLIYTNDSENQGIARKKSGKSFSYFSGKQKIKDKEEIQRINQLAIPPAWENVWICALQNGHLQATGLDAKNRKQYRYHPVWNALRNRTKFYRMLQFGEVLPNIRLQLEQDLAHRSLDKRKILALVVSLMERTNIRIGNNIYEKLYGSFGLTTLKDKHVDIKGQKIKFSFKGKKGIYHDIDLKNAKLAKAVKSCRDIPGKELFQFYDDEGKRHPIESGMVNDYIKEISGEDFTAKDFRTWSGTVNALIAFKEIEAQEIEENQKSKIKRAIDLVACELGNTSTVCRKYYIHPLIINMYENDSIKKYFRELDEIEVNDGKSGLTKEEQIVMKILQTEKP from the coding sequence ATGAAAACGGCAACTCCTTCACTCGAACTTATCACGAAAATAAGTCCTTCGAAAATGGTGAAAATCATGAAGGATCCGGAAAAATCTGCAATGGCTGTAAATTTAATTTACACCAACGACAGTGAAAATCAAGGAATCGCGCGCAAGAAAAGTGGCAAATCATTTTCCTACTTTTCGGGCAAACAAAAGATTAAAGACAAAGAAGAAATTCAGCGTATTAATCAATTGGCGATTCCTCCCGCTTGGGAAAATGTTTGGATTTGCGCCTTGCAAAACGGACATTTACAAGCTACAGGTTTGGATGCTAAAAATCGCAAACAATACCGCTATCATCCAGTTTGGAATGCCTTGCGAAATCGCACCAAGTTTTATCGAATGTTGCAGTTCGGTGAAGTTTTACCGAATATTCGATTACAATTAGAACAGGATTTAGCGCATCGAAGTTTAGACAAACGAAAAATTTTGGCTTTGGTAGTGAGTCTAATGGAACGAACCAATATTCGAATTGGCAATAATATTTACGAAAAACTATATGGATCTTTTGGATTAACCACTTTGAAAGATAAACATGTTGATATTAAAGGTCAGAAAATTAAATTCTCCTTCAAAGGAAAAAAAGGAATTTACCACGATATCGATTTAAAGAATGCCAAATTAGCAAAAGCCGTTAAAAGCTGCCGTGACATTCCCGGAAAGGAATTGTTCCAATTTTATGATGATGAAGGAAAACGACATCCAATAGAAAGCGGAATGGTCAATGACTATATTAAAGAAATCAGTGGTGAAGATTTCACCGCAAAAGATTTCAGAACTTGGTCTGGAACCGTGAATGCACTAATCGCTTTTAAAGAAATTGAAGCCCAGGAAATTGAGGAAAATCAGAAATCTAAAATAAAAAGGGCGATTGATTTGGTCGCTTGCGAATTAGGAAATACAAGCACTGTTTGTCGAAAATACTATATTCATCCCCTGATTATTAATATGTACGAAAATGATTCTATTAAAAAGTACTTTAGAGAATTAGATGAAATTGAAGTTAACGATGGTAAATCGGGTTTGACAAAAGAAGAACAAATTGTGATGAAAATCCTACAAACAGAAAAACCGTAA
- a CDS encoding DNA-formamidopyrimidine glycosylase family protein, translating into MPEGPTIVVFKKRLEKFEGKKVTESDGYNNPFAEEISGKKLISVESYGKLLLLDFKDFLITVHFGLFGSFLINETKKVNASFSLFFGDDFINFYVVKIKKIEKDHDFDQELNVFSKKYKLEKTQKLLLEKYADKKIGDVLLNQDVFPGLGNIIRNEVLFLSKIHPESTVDKIPSKKIKELLQIIKEFSKASVELIEQKIWKSSSSVYKKKEWEDKEVLEYVAPKIKRKTYVVEKVQKLY; encoded by the coding sequence ATGCCAGAAGGTCCCACGATTGTTGTTTTTAAAAAGAGACTTGAAAAATTCGAAGGTAAAAAAGTAACCGAAAGCGATGGTTATAATAATCCTTTCGCAGAAGAAATTTCAGGAAAGAAATTAATCTCGGTTGAATCCTATGGAAAACTCCTTCTACTCGATTTTAAAGATTTCTTAATCACGGTTCATTTTGGATTATTTGGTAGTTTTTTGATTAATGAAACTAAAAAAGTTAATGCCAGTTTTTCACTTTTCTTCGGCGATGATTTTATTAATTTCTACGTCGTTAAAATTAAGAAGATAGAGAAAGACCACGATTTTGATCAGGAATTAAACGTATTTTCAAAAAAATATAAATTAGAAAAGACGCAAAAACTTTTACTTGAAAAATATGCCGATAAGAAAATTGGTGATGTTCTTTTGAATCAAGATGTTTTTCCAGGTTTAGGAAATATTATTCGAAATGAAGTTTTGTTTTTAAGCAAGATTCATCCTGAAAGTACGGTTGATAAAATTCCTTCCAAAAAAATTAAAGAATTGCTTCAAATTATTAAAGAATTCTCCAAAGCGTCAGTAGAATTAATCGAACAAAAAATATGGAAATCCTCCAGTTCCGTTTACAAGAAAAAAGAATGGGAAGATAAAGAAGTTTTAGAATACGTTGCTCCGAAAATTAAACGGAAAACCTACGTTGTAGAAAAAGTTCAGAAATTGTACTAA
- the xth gene encoding exodeoxyribonuclease III has protein sequence MKIATYNVNGVNGRLPVLLQWLSEEKPDVVCLQELKAPQEKFPEAEILEVGYHAVWVGQKSWNGVAILTKTEKATVIKTALPGDEADEQSRYLEVKVNDLTIVCVYVPNGNPTPGEKFDYKLKWLERLDAQAELLISSGKPVIITGDFNIIPTESDVYKPEKYIKDALFLPEVRTAFKNLIAQGWTDGLRHLYPEETIYTFYDYFRKAYERNAGMRIDHFLLSPELVPNLKKGGVDKEVRGWEKSSDHVPTWIELENI, from the coding sequence ATGAAAATCGCAACCTATAATGTAAATGGAGTTAACGGTCGACTGCCAGTGCTTCTACAATGGCTCAGCGAAGAAAAACCTGATGTTGTTTGTTTACAGGAATTAAAAGCACCACAAGAAAAATTCCCTGAAGCAGAAATTTTAGAAGTAGGTTATCATGCGGTTTGGGTCGGACAAAAAAGTTGGAATGGCGTTGCAATCTTAACAAAAACTGAAAAAGCAACTGTTATTAAAACTGCATTGCCAGGTGACGAAGCTGACGAACAAAGCAGATATTTAGAAGTAAAGGTGAACGATTTAACAATCGTCTGCGTTTATGTACCCAACGGAAATCCTACGCCTGGTGAAAAATTTGATTATAAATTGAAGTGGCTGGAACGACTGGATGCTCAAGCCGAGCTTTTAATAAGTTCTGGAAAACCGGTCATCATCACGGGAGATTTTAATATTATTCCTACTGAGAGCGACGTTTATAAACCAGAGAAATATATAAAAGATGCTCTTTTTCTGCCTGAAGTTCGGACTGCTTTCAAAAATTTAATTGCGCAAGGTTGGACGGATGGTTTACGACATCTTTATCCAGAAGAAACCATTTATACTTTTTACGATTATTTTAGAAAAGCCTACGAAAGAAATGCGGGAATGCGCATTGATCATTTTTTGCTTTCTCCCGAGCTTGTACCAAATCTAAAAAAGGGTGGTGTAGATAAGGAAGTTCGTGGCTGGGAAAAATCGAGCGATCACGTTCCGACGTGGATTGAGTTGGAGAATATTTAA
- a CDS encoding cation-translocating P-type ATPase, which produces MSFHIPEHLKGLTDEEVQRSHQKFGFNQMKQLEKSSWLKLLFDILREPMLILLIIIAIIYLAVGNYGEALFMLAAIILVSGISFYQDNRSQKALEELEKLNEPLSRVIRNSKIVEIPTHEIAVGDLCITEEGKMINADGKIVHSNDFSVNESSLTGESFSVFKDNSSEDRQVYNGTSTVSGLAVFEVEHIGKETKLGKIGESISAIKDEKSPLQKQIEQFLKYMAIIGVIVFLLVCAVNYYHTRNIVDSLLNGLTLAMSILPEEIPVAFTTFMALGAWKLMRDGIIIKKSNIVETLGSATVICTDKTGTITENSMHLKAVYDFGNDKVFNDEQFNDELVSELIQYAMWSSEPVPFDPMEKSLHQVYGETQKVDLRPEFKMFHEYPLDGKPPMMTHLFKNEKGERIIAAKGAPEAIINVCQLSEEDQIKIRKEIDDFGKHGYRLLGVAKSNFEGNDFPKRQQDIQFEFLGMVVFYDPPKKGIDEVFRKFKEAGIKIKVITGDNSQTTKSIALQAGISGISNPVNGDEITHLTEEELMKVVEQKVLFTRMFPEAKLRVINALKKNNEVVVMLGDGVNDGPALKAAHIGVAMGEKGTEIAKAAAAVILTNDDLGKLVTAIAAGRRIYTNIKKAVQYIISIHIPIILTVSLPLFLGWAFPQIFTPVHVIFLELVMGPTCSIVYENEPMEKNTMTQKPRPISETFLTMRELVISIIQGLMITAGVLFIYQLTYRNGGDEDLTRSMVFTTLIFANILLSFANRSFYYTMFESFRNKNNLLIYITLGTLFMLMIMLYVDPVTQFFKLNSLNLNQLLTAGSAAIISVMWFEIYKLIKRTFNSKKDKI; this is translated from the coding sequence ATGTCTTTTCATATTCCCGAACATTTAAAAGGTTTAACTGACGAAGAAGTTCAACGTTCTCATCAGAAATTTGGTTTTAATCAAATGAAACAATTGGAGAAAAGCAGTTGGCTCAAATTGCTGTTCGACATCCTGCGCGAACCGATGTTGATTTTATTAATAATCATTGCCATCATTTATTTAGCCGTTGGGAATTACGGTGAAGCACTCTTTATGCTGGCGGCGATTATTCTGGTTTCCGGCATATCTTTTTATCAGGACAATCGAAGTCAGAAAGCGCTGGAAGAATTAGAAAAACTCAATGAACCTTTAAGCCGCGTCATTCGGAACTCTAAGATTGTGGAAATTCCTACGCATGAAATTGCAGTTGGAGATTTATGCATTACCGAAGAAGGAAAAATGATTAATGCCGATGGAAAAATTGTTCACAGCAATGATTTTTCTGTCAATGAATCTTCGCTAACAGGCGAAAGTTTTTCTGTTTTTAAAGACAACAGTTCTGAAGACCGACAAGTTTATAACGGAACTTCCACCGTTTCTGGTTTGGCTGTTTTTGAAGTGGAACATATTGGTAAAGAAACGAAACTTGGTAAAATTGGAGAATCTATTTCAGCCATTAAAGATGAAAAATCTCCGCTGCAAAAGCAGATTGAGCAGTTTTTGAAATACATGGCTATTATCGGAGTCATCGTTTTCCTGTTGGTTTGTGCCGTTAATTATTACCATACTCGAAATATTGTTGATTCCTTATTAAATGGATTGACTTTGGCAATGTCGATTTTACCTGAAGAAATTCCCGTTGCCTTCACAACCTTCATGGCTCTTGGAGCATGGAAATTAATGCGGGACGGCATCATTATTAAAAAAAGTAATATCGTTGAGACTTTAGGAAGTGCGACCGTTATTTGCACTGATAAAACGGGAACAATTACGGAGAACTCGATGCATCTGAAAGCGGTTTATGATTTTGGAAACGACAAAGTTTTTAATGACGAACAATTTAATGACGAATTGGTGTCAGAACTTATTCAATATGCGATGTGGAGTAGTGAGCCCGTTCCTTTTGACCCGATGGAAAAATCGCTTCATCAGGTTTATGGCGAAACTCAAAAAGTAGATCTTCGTCCGGAATTCAAGATGTTTCATGAATATCCACTGGATGGTAAACCACCAATGATGACGCATCTTTTTAAAAATGAAAAAGGCGAACGAATCATTGCCGCAAAAGGCGCTCCTGAAGCCATCATCAATGTTTGTCAACTTTCTGAAGAAGATCAAATTAAAATCAGAAAGGAAATTGATGATTTTGGAAAGCATGGATATCGACTTTTAGGTGTTGCTAAATCGAACTTTGAAGGAAATGATTTTCCAAAAAGACAGCAGGATATTCAATTTGAATTTCTGGGAATGGTGGTTTTCTACGATCCGCCAAAAAAAGGAATCGACGAAGTTTTTAGAAAATTTAAAGAGGCCGGAATTAAGATCAAAGTGATTACCGGTGATAATTCCCAAACTACAAAAAGCATTGCATTACAAGCCGGAATTTCAGGAATTTCAAATCCAGTTAATGGTGATGAAATAACTCATCTAACGGAAGAGGAATTAATGAAAGTCGTTGAGCAAAAAGTGTTATTTACCCGAATGTTTCCCGAAGCAAAACTTCGCGTTATTAATGCTTTGAAAAAAAACAATGAAGTGGTCGTCATGCTTGGCGATGGCGTCAACGATGGACCTGCGTTAAAAGCCGCACATATTGGAGTGGCCATGGGAGAGAAAGGAACTGAAATCGCAAAAGCCGCTGCTGCAGTTATTTTAACCAACGATGATTTAGGAAAACTGGTGACAGCAATTGCTGCCGGACGTAGGATTTATACGAATATCAAAAAAGCAGTTCAGTATATTATTTCGATTCATATTCCGATTATTCTGACCGTTTCATTACCCTTATTTTTAGGCTGGGCTTTTCCTCAAATTTTCACGCCGGTCCACGTTATATTTCTAGAATTGGTGATGGGTCCGACCTGTTCTATTGTGTATGAAAATGAACCGATGGAAAAGAATACCATGACTCAAAAACCACGACCAATTTCAGAAACCTTCCTAACGATGCGGGAATTGGTCATCAGTATTATTCAGGGATTAATGATCACTGCCGGAGTTCTGTTCATTTACCAATTAACTTATAGAAATGGAGGTGATGAAGATCTGACGAGATCGATGGTTTTCACAACTTTAATTTTTGCGAATATCTTACTGAGTTTTGCGAATAGATCGTTCTACTATACCATGTTTGAAAGTTTTAGAAATAAGAATAATCTTTTAATCTATATTACTTTAGGAACCTTATTTATGTTAATGATTATGCTTTATGTTGATCCGGTTACTCAATTTTTTAAGTTGAATTCACTGAATTTAAATCAACTCTTAACTGCAGGTTCTGCAGCAATTATTTCGGTCATGTGGTTTGAAATCTATAAATTGATAAAGAGAACTTTTAACAGTAAGAAAGATAAAATTTAA
- a CDS encoding 2Fe-2S iron-sulfur cluster-binding protein, with protein sequence MQDINLKITDRNGDIHEVVAPTDMSMNLMEVIRSYELAEEGTIGVCGGMAMCASCQVYVVEGSDKLTEMGAEEDAMLSEAFHVQDNSRLGCQIHITAEIDGLEVAIAPYP encoded by the coding sequence ATGCAAGATATTAATCTTAAAATTACCGATAGAAACGGCGATATTCATGAAGTGGTTGCCCCGACTGATATGTCGATGAATTTGATGGAAGTCATTCGTTCATACGAATTGGCAGAAGAAGGAACCATCGGAGTGTGCGGCGGTATGGCGATGTGCGCTTCTTGTCAGGTTTATGTGGTGGAAGGATCAGATAAATTAACCGAAATGGGAGCTGAAGAAGATGCCATGTTGAGCGAAGCATTTCATGTTCAGGACAACAGCCGTTTAGGTTGTCAGATTCACATCACCGCAGAAATTGACGGTTTAGAAGTTGCGATCGCACCTTATCCATAA